Proteins from a genomic interval of Candidatus Cloacimonas sp.:
- a CDS encoding exopolyphosphatase: MIVEALDIGSNSLKCLIADKGEKSFNCLTDLRIPLRLGSYLTPKGDISELGQNKAIYVLKCLQLNIIRAYKVEEIIAAGTETFRIASNKKEFVRRIYIQNCLEVKILSPKQEAKLEWKGVLSGLPNPLQSITVFDSGGFSTEIISGSGGHIQSSQSFPLGALQLTKQFVKSDPISTQDYNNLISYINGVLPVSITTKDTLIGTGGGAFVCACVASKGKIKTPQQADGYEVTLAELQRQIELYKQTDLKQRENIAGMEKERADIMLAAVLLFSALLKISGKDKFRVSTRGLRHGMLTMPKWYVCPI; the protein is encoded by the coding sequence ATGATTGTAGAAGCATTGGACATTGGTTCCAATTCCCTAAAGTGTCTCATTGCAGACAAAGGGGAGAAGAGTTTTAATTGTTTAACGGACCTTAGAATTCCTCTTCGTCTGGGTTCCTATCTTACCCCAAAAGGAGATATTTCTGAATTGGGACAAAATAAGGCAATTTATGTTCTAAAGTGTTTGCAATTAAACATAATTAGAGCTTATAAAGTGGAAGAAATAATTGCCGCGGGCACCGAGACCTTTCGTATAGCATCCAATAAGAAAGAATTTGTCAGAAGAATATATATACAGAACTGCTTGGAAGTGAAAATTCTTTCTCCAAAACAAGAGGCAAAATTAGAATGGAAAGGCGTGTTGAGCGGTTTGCCCAATCCTTTGCAGTCAATAACCGTTTTTGACAGCGGGGGTTTTAGCACGGAAATCATTTCGGGCAGTGGGGGACATATTCAAAGCAGCCAAAGTTTTCCTTTAGGCGCACTTCAGCTGACCAAACAATTTGTGAAAAGCGATCCGATTTCCACGCAGGACTATAATAATTTGATATCCTATATTAATGGCGTTTTACCTGTTTCCATAACTACCAAAGATACTTTAATCGGAACCGGAGGAGGGGCTTTTGTTTGTGCCTGCGTTGCCTCAAAAGGCAAAATTAAAACCCCTCAGCAAGCTGATGGCTATGAAGTTACTTTAGCGGAACTGCAACGCCAAATTGAATTATACAAACAAACAGACCTAAAACAACGCGAAAATATTGCCGGAATGGAAAAAGAAAGAGCGGACATAATGTTAGCCGCTGTTTTGCTTTTTTCCGCGCTGTTAAAAATTAGCGGAAAAGATAAATTTCGCGTTTCCACCAGAGGACTCAGGCACGGAATGTTGACAATGCCAAAATGGTATGTCTGCCCCATCTAA
- a CDS encoding HIT family protein → MACEFCNLDCSIYLAENEHFFAIWDKYPVSKGHTLIIAKRHTPDYFALTEAEVVSLQAITITVQKLLAEKYNPQGYNLAMNCGSAAGQSIPHFHLHIIPRFQKDGKNIFKRSRESVF, encoded by the coding sequence ATGGCGTGTGAATTTTGTAACCTTGATTGTTCTATATACCTTGCCGAAAACGAGCATTTTTTTGCAATTTGGGATAAATATCCGGTCAGTAAGGGTCATACTTTGATAATTGCCAAACGGCATACTCCCGATTATTTTGCTTTAACTGAAGCGGAAGTTGTTTCATTGCAGGCAATTACAATAACTGTGCAAAAGCTGTTGGCGGAAAAGTATAATCCGCAGGGCTACAATTTGGCGATGAATTGTGGTTCTGCTGCCGGACAAAGTATCCCCCATTTTCATTTACATATCATTCCCCGCTTCCAGAAAGATGGCAAAAACATCTTTAAAAGGAGCCGCGAATCAGTTTTTTAG